The Xylophilus rhododendri region GCCGAAACGGAATATCGGGGAAATCTTAGGGCCTGGCGCTGCGCGGGAAAACCGCCAACTGGCGGGTATTGGCCGGCCATTTCCGGGCACTGCTGCGCGCAGGGCGACAATCCTCTCATGCCTGACACCCGCGACACCTCCTCCTCCATGCCCTTCGATGCCGTGCTGTTCGACTGCGACGGCGTGCTGGTCGATTCCGAACCCATCACCGGCGCCGTGCTGCGCGACATGCTCGAAGAGCGCGGCTGGAAACTCAGCCACGAAGATGTGATGCGCATCTTCGTCGGCAAGGCCGTGAAGGACGAAAGCGCGCTGATCGAGGCGCAGACCGGAAAGCCGCTCACGCCCGAATGGTTCGCCGAGTTCTGGCAGCGCCGCAATGCGCGCCTGTCGGCCGAGCTGCTGCCCATTCCCGGCGCGCCGGAGGCCGTGCGCCGCATCTTCGCGGCCTACAACGGCCGCATCGCCTGCGCCTCCGGCGCCGACCGCGGCAAGATCGAACTGCAGCTGCGCAAGATCGGCATCTACGACTGCTTCGAAGGCCGCTACTTCAGCGGCCACGACCAGCCGCGCAGCAAGCCCTATCCCGATGTCTACCTGGCCGCCGCCAAGGCGCTGGGCGTGGACCCCAAGCGCTGCGCGGTGGTGGAGGACACGGTCACCGGCGCCACCGCCGGCGTGGCCGCGGGCGCG contains the following coding sequences:
- a CDS encoding HAD family hydrolase yields the protein MPDTRDTSSSMPFDAVLFDCDGVLVDSEPITGAVLRDMLEERGWKLSHEDVMRIFVGKAVKDESALIEAQTGKPLTPEWFAEFWQRRNARLSAELLPIPGAPEAVRRIFAAYNGRIACASGADRGKIELQLRKIGIYDCFEGRYFSGHDQPRSKPYPDVYLAAAKALGVDPKRCAVVEDTVTGATAGVAAGATVFGYNPGGLGHSGTADLLAVGVHRVASSMEEIADWLT